The genomic stretch cctgctggcactgaCCGCTCCgactgccctgccctgtcctgccagcaCTGACCGCTCCGTCCGACCTGCCCTGTCAGCACTGACCAATCCGTCCGACCGGTCCTGAgctgccctgtcctgtcctgccctgccagcactgACCGCTATGTCCGACCTGTCCTGCCTTGTCCAGTCCAGTCCTGCTGGCCCTGACCACTCCATCCCCCCTGTCCTGCCCtatcctgccctgtcctgccagcaCTGACCACTCTGTCCCACCTGCCTTGCCTTGCTGGCACTGACCAgcctgtcccccctgtcccacaTCCAGCCCCGTGCCCAGTATCCCCCACACCTTTCCCCACTCACAGCCGAgccccccggcccggccccagcCGCGGAGCCCCGGGAGCTcagggccgggcccagccgCCCCCGCGGAGCCGGGAGCCCCGGTGCGGGGCCGTGCCAGCGGTGCCTGCGGATCTCATCAGCGGCGGAGGCTGCCCGGGGGGACACtgcgggggccggggccggcctTGCCGTGCAGGCAGAACGCGCCCGGCGGCGGGATGGCGGGGATGGCACTGCCCCTGTGCCTGGTCCtcgctgctgccctgcagggcgGCCTGACCCGCGCCCCGGCGCccctggcccggcccggccccctgCTCCTGCGGCTGCGGCGCCTGGAGGAGCAGGTGGGTGCCCGGGCGGGGACGGGGCgctgccagcctgtgccagggggcACCCAGCATTTCGGGTTGGGCAGGGACCGGCATGGGGCCGTGGGTTCGCCCCACATCATCCCACTCCCTTGCAGTTTCTCCGGCTCCAGGAGGTGACACTGAACCATCTCCAGAGCATCGCCAGCAACTACAACATCTCCTACAACATCGATGGACGCTTCCAGGCACTGGCCGAGCAGGCGGAGGCGGCCGACGCTGCCCGGGCCGCCCTGGGTGCGGAGCTGGCCCGCCTGGCCGCTGCTGGCCGGCGGCTACGGCGCAGGCTGAGGAGGCTGGAGGGGACAGtgggtgccctgagccccccgCAGCCCCTGCTCACCCACCCCCCGGCCGCGCTGGTGGAGGCTGGCACCGACCCGCACGGTGTGCCAGGCACCGCCCGGAGCCGGGACAGGCAgccggagcagcagcagcccccggGACAGCCTGCccgcagcacccccagccctcgCCCCCCGAAGACACGGCGGGGGCAGCAGCACCGGCAGGACGAAGGGCACCGGCTGCCCGCTGATGCCGGGCCCGGGGCAGCGCCcggggaggatgaggagagccctgaggatgcagcagcagcacccccgACCGTGGCAGCGATGCTCCCCACGGTCAGCACggctccccaggagcagcccccagccccccggCAGCCGGGACAGGGCAGgcacggccccgccgccccggtGCCCGCCTCCCCCGCCTGTCGCACCGGGGCCGTCCTGCTCTTCCCCGAGCCCTCCGCTGGGCACGGGGCCGTCCTGGCGCTGGGCCCGCACCGGGGGCTCAGGGCGGTGTCGCTCTGCGCCTGGCTGGCCACGGCAGCCCCTCGCCTCGGGGCTCTCCTCTCGTACGGCACCGGGGACGGGCACAGCGAGCTGGCCGTGCTTGGCCGCGGTGCGGATCGCCCCGGCTCCGCGCGGTTCATCCTGGGGCACGGGCAGTTCCGGGAGCTGCCGGTGGCGCCGCTCCTGGATGGCAGATGGCACCACCTGTGCCTCACCTGGTCCTCGGGCCAGGGCCGGTACCGATTCTACGCGGACAGGAGGTTGCTGGCTGCCGGCTCCGGCTTCCAGCAGGGCTACGGAATTCCCGCTGGCGGCTCGGTGgcgctgggctgggggcagcacGGCCCCAGTAcggccctgggcactgcagaaGCTTTTGTGGGTCACCTGGCTGGGTTCGCTCTCTGGAGAAGGGCTCtcctgcccggggaggtggcCAGGATGGCGACAGGCCGGGGGCTGCCCCGCGGGCCCCTGCTCACGCTGGCCGATGCCTCCTTGCGGGGCGGGGTGCGGAGGGTGGCGTGCCCGTGCCTCTGACGAGGCTGGCAGCGGGAATTGTCACGGCGGGGTCACGGTGCCGCTCCCGACACAGCTGAACCCTCCCGGGGCGATGGGACACCCAAGCAGGGAGCGCGTATCAGAACCGCCACCACCGAGGAGAAAAGGGTCTCGGCAGCCAGAGGTGGGACCGAAGGCAGAGGTCGCCTGCTCCCAGAGGATGTACAGCTCATGGTTCCTATTAAAACGCTCCTAACGTTAGAGAAACCCAATTTATCGCTGTGCTGCTCATTCACCGCCGCGCTCGGTGCCGCTCACAGCCGGGCAGAAGCTGCTCGGCACGGACAGCCCGAGCGGGTGGCGCTGCTCGTTCCGTGCCGCTGATCGGAGCAGGGGAAGCGGAGCAGGGACAGCCGTGACCGGGTGAGCCTGCGCCGCCGCCGGTGCCGTGGGCTGCCCGTGCCCCCGGGGCTCCTGGCGGGGcagggctttgggcagagctgggatgctCCATAAGGCCAAGCACACTCTGGGGAATTCTGTGCCTGGAGACCTGGAGCAGCGTCGGCTCTGGCCGTTCCCGGGGGGCCGGGTATGTGTATGGGGCAAAGCCTCGCAAGCTCTCAGGCCGCCGCCACCGGGGTCCCGCTcagcccatcccaccccatcccatccgttccgatcccatcccatccattcCGGGAGCGGCCCCCCGCCGGAACTACAACTCCCATGGTGCCTCGGGGCGCCACCGGCCGTCCTGCCGGGCACGtgatggcggcggcggcggtcACATGACCGCGCGGCGGGGCAGGCCCGGCGGAGtagccgccgccgccgccgccccgcatGGCCAACGTCGCCAAGAAGGTGTCCTGGTCCGGCCGCGATCGCGACGACGACGAGGACGGGCGTGCGGGCGAAACCACCCCGCTGCTCAACGGTTCCGGCCCGGGTGCGGCGGGCAGCGGCCGGCAGGTGGGTCCCGCCCCCGGGAGCGGGGGCTGCGCGCCGGAGGGAGCACGGAGCGGGCCGGGGCCGTGGGCTGGGGCCGTGTGTGCgccccctcctccttcccctgttGTGTTTAACGCGCTCGTTGCCCCGGGGCTGGGCGGGGGCGGTCGGGGTCGCTCCGGGCTGGGAAAGCAGAACCGGGGGAGCATGGCCGGGGCACGGGGCACTCACGGGGGAaaagctgagctggggctgagtcAGTGCCCGGCGGCTCCATCCCTGCCGTTCCCCCGCCCTGGGACGGTCCCTGACAGCAGCACCGTGCACTGAGCCGGGCCCGGCTCCTGCCCGCCGGGGCTGCTCCTCATTCCGGGAATCTCGGCGTggattgggttggaagagatctaAATCCCATTCTGTCCTACCCCTCcgtgggcaggaacaccttccactaggccaggctgctccaagccctgcccaacctggctttgggcactgccagggatgcaggggcagccccagctgctgtgggcactctgtgccagggcctcaacACCCTCATTTCCTACTGATATCTAATCTAGTCTCCTTTTGTTTcgtttgaagccattcccctttgttCTGTCTGTATCTGTCCATGTAAAATTACCTTGTGCTAGATGAATTTCTGCTAAAAATGCCTTTCTGTGAGAGCCTGATGCCTGCCATGCTGCTGATCACCAGGCAGGGCTCAGACACGAGAGCCTCCAACACTGCAGTGGTGCAGGGTGTCCTGTGGGATGGATGGAGCTACAATGGCAAAAAGCAGGTCCAAGGTGGGCCATGTCACAGTGGGAGGCCAGTTCTTCAAAGTTCTTCTGGCAAGTTAATTTGGGGTGATTAAGTGAGCAGAACTTTTCTCCAGTGTGCCCTCAGGCTGCCTGCTTGGTGTTCTCtccccctcctgcagctcagtgaAGAAAACTGAGGCACCCAGCACCTGCTCTGGAGGGAAGCTGAGGGTG from Ammospiza caudacuta isolate bAmmCau1 chromosome 17, bAmmCau1.pri, whole genome shotgun sequence encodes the following:
- the PTX4 gene encoding pentraxin-4, which codes for MAGMALPLCLVLAAALQGGLTRAPAPLARPGPLLLRLRRLEEQFLRLQEVTLNHLQSIASNYNISYNIDGRFQALAEQAEAADAARAALGAELARLAAAGRRLRRRLRRLEGTVGALSPPQPLLTHPPAALVEAGTDPHGVPGTARSRDRQPEQQQPPGQPARSTPSPRPPKTRRGQQHRQDEGHRLPADAGPGAAPGEDEESPEDAAAAPPTVAAMLPTVSTAPQEQPPAPRQPGQGRHGPAAPVPASPACRTGAVLLFPEPSAGHGAVLALGPHRGLRAVSLCAWLATAAPRLGALLSYGTGDGHSELAVLGRGADRPGSARFILGHGQFRELPVAPLLDGRWHHLCLTWSSGQGRYRFYADRRLLAAGSGFQQGYGIPAGGSVALGWGQHGPSTALGTAEAFVGHLAGFALWRRALLPGEVARMATGRGLPRGPLLTLADASLRGGVRRVACPCL